The genomic window CTGGGTTGCTTCCTGCAACAGCCCGACGTGCAGTTCGTGGCCGTCTGCGACATCAAGCAGGCCCGCCGCACGGCCGTCAAGAAGATGGTCGATGAGCGCTACGGCACGCAGAGCTGCGACACCTATCGCGACTTCCGCGAGTTGCTGGACCGCAACGATATCGACGCCGTGCTGATCGCCACCGGACCGAACTGGCACGTCACGGCCGCCACCTACACCGCCAAGGCCGGTAAGGACATGTATTGCGAGAAGCCCTGCACCAAGAACATCGCCCAAAGCCTGTCGTTGGCCGAAACCATGCGGCGCACGGGCCGCGTGTTCCAGGCCGGCACGCAGCGGCGAAACCTGCCGCACTTCGCTTTCGCCTGCGAGCTGGCCCGCACGGGCAAGCTCGGCAAGCTCAAGCGGGTCTACGCTCATCCGGCCGGCATGCAGGCCATGATGAGCGGCTGGCTGCCCGCCGAAACGCCGCCGGATAAAGAGGTCGTCGATTGGGACATGTATCTCGGCCCGGCTGCCTGGCGGCCCTTCAACCAGGCGCTGCTCGATGGCTTCAACTTCGAGAAGGGCGGCGGACTGGTGGGCGGCGGCGTGCTGGAATGGGGATCGCATTGCGTCGATCTTTGCCAGTGGGCAGTGGGCGACGTTCCGCCCCCGGTCGAATACGACCCGCCGAAGGACGGCGAGCTGGTGGCACGCTATGAAAACGGCGTGGAGTTGATCTTCCGTGAGAAGGGCTGGATTCCGCTCGGTTCTTGCCCGGTGCGGTTCGAAGGCGAGACCGGCTGGGTCGAAGCGGGCGACAGCGGCAAGCTGGTGCTCAGCTCGCCGGAGTT from Pirellulales bacterium includes these protein-coding regions:
- a CDS encoding Gfo/Idh/MocA family oxidoreductase, translating into MSKKVSQLHRRRFLKTALTAGAAVAAPTIIPGSALGLNGVVAPSERVIVGGIGIGNRGTYDLGCFLQQPDVQFVAVCDIKQARRTAVKKMVDERYGTQSCDTYRDFRELLDRNDIDAVLIATGPNWHVTAATYTAKAGKDMYCEKPCTKNIAQSLSLAETMRRTGRVFQAGTQRRNLPHFAFACELARTGKLGKLKRVYAHPAGMQAMMSGWLPAETPPDKEVVDWDMYLGPAAWRPFNQALLDGFNFEKGGGLVGGGVLEWGSHCVDLCQWAVGDVPPPVEYDPPKDGELVARYENGVELIFREKGWIPLGSCPVRFEGETGWVEAGDSGKLVLSSPELLAGREVAEIGGYPATFHVRDFLDCVKSRSLPKGNADAACFAHIACHAANIALFLNRRVKYDLKKNEFVGDDEANRLRSEALREPWRL